Proteins from a genomic interval of Rhizobium etli CFN 42:
- the grxC gene encoding glutaredoxin 3, with product MVPVTIYTRQFCGYCSRAKSLLEEKGVDYVEHDATYSADLRQEMIGKSNGRTTFPQIFIGTEHVGGCDDLFALDRAGKLDPMLAA from the coding sequence ATGGTACCCGTCACGATCTATACACGGCAGTTCTGCGGCTATTGCAGCCGCGCCAAGTCCCTTCTTGAAGAAAAGGGCGTCGACTACGTCGAGCACGACGCGACCTATTCCGCGGACCTTCGCCAGGAGATGATCGGCAAGTCGAACGGGCGGACCACCTTCCCTCAGATTTTTATCGGCACCGAACATGTCGGCGGCTGCGACGATCTCTTTGCCCTCGACCGCGCCGGCAAGCTTGATCCGATGCTGGCGGCGTGA
- a CDS encoding Flp family type IVb pilin, whose protein sequence is MRLWKAFLADDTGATAVEYGLIAAIICTALVSGLGIFTGSLQNVFNVVTNNITVN, encoded by the coding sequence ATGCGTCTTTGGAAAGCATTTCTTGCGGACGACACAGGCGCAACGGCGGTGGAATACGGCCTGATCGCCGCCATCATTTGCACAGCGCTTGTCTCCGGTCTCGGCATCTTCACCGGCAGCCTGCAGAACGTCTTCAACGTGGTCACCAACAATATCACCGTCAATTGA
- a CDS encoding methyltransferase domain-containing protein gives METIFDRALIAAHRHRALVNNDLKAAFLLDIAAEEMAERLDVVERRFETAVELHGMTGAAARAAMTTGKIGTMIRVESEKAYAGPGETLIEAPLEEVPLAPQSANLILAPLSLHLTNDTPGVFIQIRRALKPDGLFLAAIPGASTLQELRDVLLAAEVEMTGGASPRVIPFADVRDVGSLMQRAGFTLPVIDAENYTVRYDSLFPLMHDLRAMGMSNPLAARSRMPLTRAFFLRAAEIYAERYSDPDGRIRATFSIIYVSGWAPHDSQQKPLQPGSAKARLADALKVDEHKVRQ, from the coding sequence ATGGAAACGATCTTCGACAGAGCTCTGATCGCCGCACATCGCCATCGCGCGCTTGTCAACAACGACCTGAAAGCCGCTTTCCTGCTCGACATCGCGGCCGAGGAAATGGCCGAGAGACTTGATGTCGTCGAGCGGCGCTTCGAAACCGCCGTTGAATTGCATGGCATGACCGGTGCAGCCGCCCGCGCGGCAATGACGACGGGCAAGATCGGCACGATGATCCGCGTCGAGAGCGAGAAGGCCTATGCGGGCCCGGGCGAAACCTTGATCGAGGCGCCTCTCGAGGAGGTGCCGCTTGCGCCGCAATCGGCCAATCTTATCCTCGCGCCGCTCAGCCTACATCTGACCAACGACACGCCGGGTGTTTTCATCCAGATTCGCCGCGCCCTGAAGCCGGACGGCCTGTTCCTGGCGGCCATCCCCGGCGCTAGCACGCTGCAGGAACTGCGCGACGTACTCTTGGCAGCCGAGGTCGAGATGACGGGCGGTGCAAGCCCGCGCGTCATCCCATTCGCCGATGTGCGCGATGTCGGCAGTCTGATGCAGCGCGCCGGCTTCACCCTTCCGGTGATCGATGCTGAGAACTATACGGTCCGGTATGACTCGCTCTTTCCGCTCATGCACGATCTCAGGGCGATGGGCATGAGCAATCCGCTTGCAGCCCGCAGTCGCATGCCGCTGACGCGCGCCTTCTTCCTGCGCGCGGCGGAGATCTACGCCGAGCGCTATTCCGATCCCGACGGACGTATTCGCGCGACATTCTCGATCATCTATGTCTCCGGATGGGCTCCGCATGACAGCCAGCAGAAGCCGCTCCAGCCGGGCTCGGCCAAAGCACGCCTTGCCGACGCGCTGAAAGTGGACGAACACAAGGTCAGGCAGTGA
- a CDS encoding carbon-nitrogen hydrolase family protein: MSFKAAAIQMCSGVDPVKNAASMARLVREAAAQGATYVQTPEMTGMLQRDRAAARAVLADEAHDIIVKTGSELARELGIHVHVGSTAIALSDGKIANRGFLFGPDGRILNRYDKIHMFDVDLDNGESWRESAAYTAGSEARVLSLPFAEMGFAICYDVRFPALFRAQAVAGAEVMTVPSSFSRQTGEAHWEILLRARAIENGVFVIAAAQAGRHEDGRETFGHSIIIDPWGTVLASAGATGEAVILAEIDPGAVKAAHDKIPNLRDGREFSVEKIAGAVAGGVAA; encoded by the coding sequence ATGAGTTTCAAGGCTGCCGCCATCCAGATGTGCTCCGGGGTCGATCCGGTCAAGAATGCTGCCTCCATGGCGCGGCTGGTGCGCGAGGCTGCCGCCCAAGGCGCGACCTATGTGCAGACGCCCGAGATGACCGGCATGCTGCAGCGCGACCGGGCCGCGGCGCGCGCCGTGCTCGCAGACGAGGCGCATGACATCATCGTCAAGACCGGTTCCGAGCTTGCCAGGGAGCTCGGCATTCATGTGCATGTCGGCTCAACGGCGATCGCGCTTTCCGACGGCAAGATCGCCAATCGCGGTTTCCTGTTCGGTCCCGACGGCAGGATTCTCAACCGCTACGACAAGATCCATATGTTCGACGTCGACCTCGACAATGGCGAGAGCTGGCGGGAAAGTGCGGCCTACACGGCGGGCTCGGAGGCGCGCGTCCTGTCGCTGCCCTTTGCCGAAATGGGTTTCGCGATCTGCTACGATGTGCGCTTTCCCGCCCTCTTCCGTGCCCAGGCGGTTGCCGGCGCCGAGGTGATGACGGTTCCGTCCTCATTTAGCCGGCAGACGGGCGAAGCACATTGGGAGATCCTGCTGCGCGCACGCGCGATCGAGAATGGTGTCTTCGTCATCGCCGCGGCGCAGGCCGGCCGGCACGAGGACGGGCGCGAGACCTTCGGTCACTCGATAATCATCGACCCCTGGGGCACGGTGCTGGCCTCGGCCGGCGCCACCGGCGAGGCGGTCATCCTCGCCGAGATCGATCCCGGCGCGGTCAAGGCTGCGCATGACAAGATCCCGAACCTGAGGGACGGCCGGGAATTCTCGGTCGAAAAGATTGCGGGGGCAGTCGCAGGAGGCGTCGCCGCTTGA
- a CDS encoding aspartate kinase, with protein MARIVMKFGGTSVADLDRIKNVARHVKREVDAGHEVAVVVSAMSGKTNELVGWVQGTPKVIGANSPFYDAREYDAVVASGEQVTSGLLAIALQAMDINARSWQGWQIPIRTDNAHGAARILEIDGSDIIKRMGEGQVAVIAGFQGLGPDNRIATLGRGGSDTSAVAIAAAVKADRCDIYTDVDGVYTTDPRIVPQARRLKKIAFEEMLEMASLGAKVLQVRSVELAMVHKVRTFVRSSFEDPDAPGMGDLLNPPGTLICDEDEIVEQEVVTGIAYAKDEAQISLRRLADRPGVSAAIFGPLAESHINVDMIVQNISEDGSKTDMTFTVPSGDVEKAIKVLGDHKEKIGYDVVQNESGLVKVSVIGIGMRSHAGVAATAFRALAEKGINIKAITTSEIKISILIDGPYAELAVRTLHSCYGLDKN; from the coding sequence ATGGCACGCATCGTAATGAAATTCGGCGGCACGTCCGTCGCTGACCTGGACCGCATCAAGAACGTTGCCCGCCACGTGAAACGCGAAGTCGATGCCGGCCACGAGGTCGCGGTGGTGGTTTCGGCCATGTCCGGCAAGACCAATGAGCTGGTCGGATGGGTGCAGGGCACGCCGAAGGTGATCGGCGCCAACTCTCCGTTTTACGATGCGCGGGAATATGACGCGGTCGTCGCCTCCGGCGAGCAGGTGACCTCGGGGCTGCTCGCGATTGCGCTGCAGGCGATGGATATCAATGCGCGCTCCTGGCAGGGATGGCAGATCCCGATCCGTACCGACAACGCCCATGGTGCGGCGCGCATCCTGGAGATCGACGGTTCCGATATCATCAAGCGCATGGGCGAGGGGCAGGTTGCCGTCATCGCCGGCTTCCAGGGATTGGGACCCGACAACCGCATTGCGACACTCGGGCGCGGCGGGTCTGATACATCGGCGGTGGCCATCGCGGCCGCTGTCAAAGCCGATCGCTGCGATATCTATACCGATGTCGACGGCGTCTATACGACCGATCCGCGCATCGTGCCGCAGGCGCGCAGGCTGAAGAAGATCGCTTTCGAAGAAATGCTCGAGATGGCCTCGCTGGGCGCCAAGGTGCTGCAGGTGCGCTCGGTCGAGCTTGCCATGGTGCACAAGGTGCGTACCTTCGTGCGCTCGTCTTTCGAAGATCCCGATGCTCCGGGCATGGGCGATCTGTTGAACCCGCCCGGAACGCTGATTTGTGACGAGGATGAAATCGTGGAACAGGAAGTAGTCACCGGCATCGCCTATGCCAAGGATGAGGCTCAGATCTCGCTTCGCCGTCTTGCCGACCGGCCGGGCGTCTCCGCGGCGATCTTCGGGCCGCTTGCCGAATCCCATATCAATGTCGACATGATCGTCCAGAATATTTCCGAGGATGGATCGAAGACCGACATGACCTTCACCGTGCCGTCAGGCGACGTCGAGAAGGCGATCAAGGTGCTCGGCGACCATAAGGAGAAGATCGGCTACGATGTCGTGCAGAACGAATCGGGGCTGGTGAAAGTCTCAGTCATCGGCATCGGCATGCGCAGTCATGCCGGCGTGGCGGCGACCGCGTTTCGTGCACTTGCCGAAAAAGGCATCAACATCAAGGCGATCACCACCTCCGAGATCAAGATTTCCATCCTGATCGATGGTCCCTATGCAGAACTCGCTGTCAGGACTTTGCATTCCTGCTACGGTCTGGATAAGAATTGA
- a CDS encoding ComF family protein yields the protein MKRIDSEWPADLLRAHLLRPFSALADFLYPPACSVCGISTGGHRGLCAKCWSGIRFIERPYCEVLGIPFSHDLGAGILSAEAIANPPPFDRLRSAATHDHAVRDLVHGLKYRDRTDLAPMMAGWMLRASDGTVESCDALIPVPLHRTRMLARKFNQAAELARDMARLSGKPLFAATLIRVKRTSQQVGLGAKAREDNVRGAFAIAKGRENDISGKRIVLVDDVYTTGATVAAASRTLRKAGAAEITVLTFARALSEPI from the coding sequence ATGAAACGGATCGATTCCGAATGGCCGGCAGATTTGCTCCGGGCGCATCTCCTGCGGCCGTTTTCGGCGCTTGCCGATTTTCTCTATCCGCCCGCCTGTTCCGTCTGCGGCATTTCGACCGGCGGCCATCGCGGACTGTGTGCGAAATGCTGGTCCGGCATCCGATTCATCGAGCGGCCCTATTGCGAAGTGCTCGGCATTCCCTTCTCACATGATCTCGGCGCCGGCATCCTCAGCGCCGAGGCGATCGCCAATCCGCCGCCTTTCGACCGGCTGCGGTCAGCGGCGACGCACGACCATGCCGTCCGGGATCTCGTTCACGGGTTGAAATATCGCGATCGCACCGATCTGGCGCCGATGATGGCCGGCTGGATGCTGCGCGCTTCCGATGGGACGGTCGAAAGCTGCGATGCGCTGATTCCGGTGCCGCTGCACCGCACCCGCATGCTGGCCCGCAAGTTCAACCAGGCTGCCGAACTTGCCCGCGATATGGCGAGGCTATCGGGCAAGCCGCTGTTTGCCGCAACGCTCATCCGCGTCAAGCGCACCAGTCAGCAGGTCGGCCTTGGCGCCAAGGCGCGCGAGGACAATGTAAGAGGCGCTTTCGCGATTGCCAAGGGTCGCGAGAACGACATTTCCGGCAAACGCATCGTCCTTGTTGACGACGTCTATACGACAGGGGCGACGGTTGCCGCCGCAAGCCGAACGCTGCGCAAGGCGGGTGCGGCCGAGATAACGGTTTTGACCTTTGCAAGGGCTCTCTCCGAGCCTATATGA
- a CDS encoding GNAT family N-acetyltransferase gives MATIGADRPLVQASISSKNLPLVRRLEAVGFRAWPAASVQYDGSWQVRLTAGHPSNRLNSIVPLDPSDHRDVEIRLEKASRKFEAYGRAAVVRQTPLASPVLIELLSARNWTRFDETVVMTCDLAEAELPDTLDHLPTHDVGRFVDANLAVDRGPLSLKPALAEIISAIKPPSGLFMIENAVEGPLATVLCVQDNDLAGIMSLSVCETRRREGLGTEILTSALRWARMRSARSAWLQVRLSNRPAIALYERLGFRDAYHYCYWQREAR, from the coding sequence ATGGCGACTATCGGAGCTGATCGTCCATTGGTGCAGGCATCCATATCTTCAAAGAATCTGCCGTTGGTCCGCAGGCTGGAGGCCGTCGGCTTTCGCGCCTGGCCGGCGGCGTCCGTGCAATATGATGGCAGCTGGCAGGTGCGGCTGACGGCGGGCCACCCGTCCAACCGGCTGAACTCCATCGTACCGCTCGACCCCTCGGACCATCGCGACGTCGAGATCCGTCTGGAAAAGGCGAGCCGGAAGTTCGAGGCCTATGGCCGCGCCGCCGTGGTCCGTCAGACGCCGCTCGCCTCACCGGTGCTGATCGAGCTTCTCAGCGCCCGGAACTGGACGCGGTTCGACGAGACCGTGGTGATGACCTGCGATCTCGCCGAGGCCGAGCTGCCGGATACGCTCGATCATCTGCCAACCCATGATGTCGGCCGTTTCGTCGATGCCAACCTCGCGGTCGACAGGGGGCCGCTGAGCTTGAAGCCGGCGCTTGCCGAAATCATTTCGGCGATCAAGCCGCCGTCGGGTCTGTTCATGATCGAGAATGCCGTGGAGGGACCGCTCGCAACCGTGCTCTGCGTCCAGGACAACGATCTTGCCGGCATCATGTCGCTTTCAGTCTGCGAAACGAGGCGGCGCGAGGGGCTCGGCACCGAAATCCTCACCTCGGCGCTGCGCTGGGCGCGCATGCGCAGCGCCCGCTCGGCCTGGCTGCAGGTCAGGCTTTCCAATCGGCCGGCCATCGCGCTTTACGAGCGCCTCGGTTTTCGCGACGCCTATCATTATTGCTATTGGCAGCGAGAGGCGCGATGA
- the ubiG gene encoding bifunctional 2-polyprenyl-6-hydroxyphenol methylase/3-demethylubiquinol 3-O-methyltransferase UbiG, with protein MTEGARSTIDQGEVNRFSAMAAEWWSPTGKFKPLHKFNPVRLGYIRDKACENFGRDPKSARPLEGLRVLDIGCGGGLLSEPVARMGASVVGADPSEKNIGIASTHAKASGVSVDYRAVTAEELAEAGETFDIVLNMEVVEHVADVELFMTTCAKMVRPGGLIFVATINRTMKAAALAIFAAENILRWLPRGTHQYEKLVRPEELEKPLAASGLEITDRTGVFFNPLSNQWKLSRDMDVNYMLLAKRPA; from the coding sequence ATGACGGAAGGCGCCAGGAGCACGATCGACCAGGGCGAAGTGAACCGCTTCTCGGCGATGGCGGCAGAATGGTGGAGCCCGACCGGCAAGTTCAAGCCGCTGCACAAATTCAACCCCGTCCGTCTCGGCTACATAAGAGACAAGGCCTGCGAGAATTTCGGCCGTGATCCGAAAAGCGCCCGGCCGCTCGAAGGTCTGCGCGTGCTCGATATCGGTTGCGGCGGCGGCCTGTTGTCCGAACCGGTCGCCCGCATGGGCGCCTCCGTCGTCGGCGCCGATCCTTCCGAGAAAAATATCGGCATCGCCTCGACCCATGCGAAGGCTTCCGGGGTTTCGGTCGACTATCGCGCCGTCACCGCCGAAGAGCTCGCCGAAGCCGGCGAGACTTTCGATATCGTCTTGAACATGGAAGTGGTCGAACACGTCGCCGACGTCGAACTCTTCATGACGACCTGCGCAAAGATGGTCCGCCCCGGCGGCCTGATCTTCGTTGCCACCATCAACCGCACGATGAAGGCGGCAGCCCTTGCCATCTTCGCCGCCGAGAACATCTTACGCTGGCTGCCGCGCGGCACCCACCAGTATGAAAAGCTGGTGCGCCCGGAAGAGCTGGAAAAGCCGCTTGCCGCAAGTGGTCTCGAGATCACCGACCGCACCGGCGTCTTCTTCAATCCGCTGTCGAACCAGTGGAAACTGTCGAGAGATATGGACGTGAACTATATGCTGCTGGCGAAACGGCCAGCTTGA
- a CDS encoding DUF1178 family protein: MIRYSLTCDNAHEFEGWFSESADFDRQVATGFLTCPVCHSATISKLLMAPSVSTARKKDERQTLAMDAMRQEALQKLKEAVAAVKANSEDVGTKFPEEARKIHYGEADARGIIGQATLDEAQALVEEGIEIAAIPVLPEDVH; encoded by the coding sequence TTGATTCGCTATTCCCTCACCTGCGACAATGCCCATGAATTCGAAGGCTGGTTTTCGGAAAGCGCCGACTTCGACCGTCAGGTCGCGACCGGTTTCCTGACCTGCCCTGTCTGCCATTCCGCCACCATCTCCAAGCTTCTGATGGCGCCTTCCGTTTCGACGGCGCGCAAGAAGGACGAGAGGCAGACCCTGGCGATGGACGCGATGCGGCAGGAGGCCCTGCAAAAACTGAAAGAGGCCGTCGCCGCCGTCAAAGCCAATTCCGAGGATGTCGGCACGAAGTTTCCCGAGGAGGCCCGCAAGATCCATTATGGCGAGGCGGATGCCCGCGGCATCATCGGCCAGGCGACGTTGGACGAGGCGCAGGCGCTGGTGGAAGAAGGCATCGAGATCGCTGCTATTCCGGTTCTGCCGGAGGATGTGCACTGA
- a CDS encoding peptidylprolyl isomerase produces MLSTNKFAVLAFATFVAFQAPAHAEDAVVAKVGNLEIHQSELDLAVANLDPQLAQLPDDQKKVAALSAAIDVKLLAAGATTEKLEQTDEFKKRMQYLTDRELHNAYFKKHVVDTVTPDEIKARYDKEVAALPKQEEVHARHILVKTEDEAKDIIKQLDAGKDFAELAKEKSTDPNKSEGGDLGYFSRGRMVKEFEDAAFALEKGAYSKTPVKTDFGYHVIKVEDKRDAPPPPFDQVQDQVRQLVMRDKYLALLNQAKSSAKIEISDETLRKGYDEANKQPEPGSEPPQPAPKQ; encoded by the coding sequence ATGTTGAGCACCAATAAATTCGCCGTGCTGGCGTTTGCAACTTTTGTTGCATTCCAGGCTCCTGCCCATGCAGAGGACGCCGTCGTCGCCAAGGTCGGCAATCTGGAGATCCACCAGTCTGAGCTCGATCTCGCCGTCGCCAACCTCGATCCGCAGCTGGCACAGCTTCCAGACGACCAGAAGAAGGTCGCAGCGCTGTCCGCCGCCATCGATGTGAAGCTGCTTGCGGCCGGCGCGACGACGGAGAAGCTCGAGCAGACCGACGAATTCAAGAAGCGCATGCAGTATCTCACCGACCGCGAGCTTCACAATGCCTATTTCAAGAAGCACGTCGTCGACACCGTGACGCCTGACGAAATCAAAGCTCGTTACGACAAGGAAGTCGCAGCCCTGCCGAAGCAGGAGGAAGTCCACGCCCGCCACATCCTGGTGAAGACCGAGGATGAAGCCAAGGACATCATCAAGCAGCTCGACGCCGGCAAGGATTTCGCCGAACTCGCCAAGGAAAAATCCACTGATCCGAACAAGTCGGAAGGCGGCGATCTCGGCTATTTCTCGCGCGGCCGCATGGTCAAGGAATTCGAGGACGCAGCCTTTGCGCTCGAGAAGGGCGCCTATTCCAAGACGCCCGTCAAGACCGATTTCGGCTATCATGTCATCAAGGTCGAGGACAAGCGCGACGCTCCGCCGCCGCCTTTCGACCAAGTGCAGGACCAGGTTCGTCAGCTCGTCATGCGCGACAAGTATCTTGCCCTCCTCAACCAGGCCAAGTCGTCTGCCAAGATCGAGATCTCGGACGAGACGCTGCGCAAGGGTTACGACGAGGCCAACAAGCAGCCGGAGCCAGGCAGCGAGCCCCCCCAGCCGGCGCCGAAGCAGTAA
- the mutT gene encoding 8-oxo-dGTP diphosphatase MutT, which produces MSEAGRKILLVAACALIDADGRILLAQRPEGKSLAGLWEFPGGKVEPGETPEETLVRELEEELGVKTKIACLAPLTFASHSYDTFHLLMPLYICRRYEGTAQGREGQALKWVRAQALRDYPMPPADEPLIPMLQDLL; this is translated from the coding sequence ATGAGCGAGGCAGGCCGAAAAATACTGCTGGTCGCCGCCTGTGCGTTGATCGATGCAGATGGGCGTATCCTATTGGCACAGCGTCCGGAGGGAAAGTCGCTGGCGGGGCTCTGGGAATTTCCCGGAGGGAAAGTCGAGCCCGGCGAGACTCCGGAAGAGACGCTGGTGCGCGAGCTCGAGGAAGAGCTTGGTGTCAAGACCAAGATCGCGTGCCTCGCGCCGCTGACCTTTGCCAGCCATTCCTACGACACGTTCCACCTGTTGATGCCGCTTTATATCTGCCGGCGCTATGAGGGGACTGCCCAGGGCCGTGAGGGGCAGGCTTTGAAATGGGTGCGTGCGCAGGCGCTGCGCGACTACCCCATGCCGCCGGCCGACGAGCCGCTTATCCCGATGCTGCAGGATTTGCTTTAA
- the argJ gene encoding bifunctional glutamate N-acetyltransferase/amino-acid acetyltransferase ArgJ, whose translation MSGSVSPLAPKSFVPMPSLRGVRMATASAGIKYKNRTDVLMMVFDKPASVAGVFTRSKCPSAPVDFCRANLPHGTARAVVVNSGNANAFTGMKGRQATALTAKSAAAAVGCGENEIYLASTGVIGEPLDATKFAGVLDRMQAEATGDFWFEAAKAIMTTDTYPKVSTRSAEIGGVAVTINGIAKGAGMIAPDMATMLSFVVTDADIASEALQVLLSDGVGPTFNSMTVDSDTSTSDTLMLFATGAAAEDGQARIERADDPRLAAFRAALNEVLKDLSLQVVRDGEGATKMLEITVTGAESDAAAKRIALSIANSPLVKTAAAGEDANWGRIVMAVGKSGEMADRDRLAIWFGDIRVAVNGERDPDYSEAAASNVMKAQDIPVKVDIGLGTGSATVWTCDLTKEYVAINGDYRS comes from the coding sequence ATGTCCGGTTCCGTTTCGCCGCTCGCCCCGAAATCCTTCGTTCCGATGCCTTCGCTGCGCGGCGTGCGCATGGCGACGGCTTCGGCCGGCATCAAGTACAAGAACCGCACCGACGTGCTGATGATGGTCTTCGATAAGCCGGCATCGGTCGCGGGCGTCTTCACCCGATCCAAATGCCCCTCCGCGCCAGTCGATTTCTGCCGTGCGAACTTGCCGCACGGCACTGCGCGCGCCGTCGTCGTCAACTCCGGCAACGCCAATGCCTTTACCGGCATGAAGGGCCGCCAAGCGACTGCGCTGACGGCGAAGTCGGCTGCTGCGGCCGTCGGCTGCGGCGAAAACGAGATCTATCTGGCATCGACCGGCGTCATCGGCGAGCCGCTCGACGCCACCAAATTCGCCGGCGTTCTTGACAGGATGCAGGCCGAGGCGACTGGCGATTTCTGGTTCGAAGCCGCCAAGGCGATCATGACGACCGATACCTATCCGAAGGTTTCGACCCGCAGCGCCGAGATCGGCGGCGTGGCCGTGACGATCAACGGCATTGCCAAGGGCGCCGGCATGATTGCGCCCGACATGGCGACGATGCTCTCCTTCGTCGTCACGGATGCCGACATCGCGTCCGAAGCGCTGCAGGTGCTTTTGTCCGACGGCGTCGGGCCGACCTTCAATTCCATGACCGTCGACAGCGACACGTCCACCTCCGATACGCTGATGCTGTTTGCGACGGGGGCTGCGGCCGAGGACGGCCAAGCCCGCATCGAACGCGCCGATGATCCGCGCCTTGCTGCTTTCAGGGCGGCCCTGAACGAAGTGCTGAAGGACCTGTCTCTGCAGGTGGTGCGCGACGGCGAAGGCGCCACCAAGATGCTCGAAATCACTGTAACGGGCGCCGAGAGCGATGCCGCCGCCAAGCGTATTGCGCTGTCGATCGCCAATTCGCCGCTCGTCAAGACGGCGGCCGCCGGCGAAGACGCCAATTGGGGCCGTATCGTCATGGCGGTCGGCAAATCCGGCGAGATGGCCGACCGTGACCGGCTCGCCATCTGGTTCGGGGACATCAGGGTCGCCGTCAACGGCGAGCGTGACCCGGATTATTCCGAGGCAGCCGCCTCGAATGTGATGAAAGCGCAGGATATCCCCGTTAAAGTCGATATCGGCCTCGGCACTGGGTCGGCAACCGTCTGGACCTGCGACCTCACCAAGGAATATGTTGCAATCAATGGCGACTATCGGAGCTGA